tatatttttttaaatatatttttatataaaaataatataaataaatttaataacagTAGATCGAACCGATCTCaagtttagcatttttatctagGTTAAGTTTAGTGCTCATTTTTTAAATCGAGCTCAAGCctaaaaaataaactcaaaattttacattGACCTGATCCGAACCTGACCCAATTATCATCGGGTCTAAATGAAAAGTGATATTGTAGCCGTTTCTTATATTGTATGtcttaaataattgttttttctaatcctttgaaaatattattatatacttGTATAAATCTGTTATTTAACTTTTGAggtgtatttttatttttatcatgttttaattGTAACACCTTTAACCCTATCTatcaccggaacagggttacagagcattaccggactGTTCAGATCAAATTcgaacatttcatatcatttaacataCATATTATAAACTAATCATAATCACTCATATTGCCCTTtgtatgagccctcgaggcccaaaatacacatttaaaataaatcgggactaaaccgggaactcaaagaatttttcaaaaaatatcaaaaattttcaaagaagcAGGGGACACACACGCATGTGGCTAGggcgtgtggctcacacggtcaagagacacactcatgtcttaggccgtatgggcattcgaaatagggcacaCGGTCGTATCCCAtgcttatttgaaaatttttgatattttttgaaaaattctcagAGTTCCCGATTTATTtcaaatgtgtattttgggcctcaagggctcatataagggacaatatgagtgatTATGATTAGTTTCTGATAATATGTTAagtgatatgaaatgtttgaatttgatCTGAGCAGTCTaataatgctttgtaaccctgttccaaagacggataagggttaagggtgttacattaattgttttttatttttatgttatcacgttttaatttttttattttgaaacatCGTGAATGGTTTAttgttttggtaaaattattcgagttattcgaattatttgagtcaactcgaataactcgattcgagTTGAATCTGACAACatataattcgaataattcgaataacagattagtgtaaatacccttttgtccctgtcaattttgaaaataagcaaatttacctctctcaacaaaaattcaaaataatttttaaaataaaaaatatttataaaaaatatattaaaaagttcaaataaaaaataaaaaaataattttaggacctaattaatgattcaaatatatatggtttcaaatttatgtgctctaacattaaattaattatactgtaataatatttttatttgacatgtttaatttttaattttactttattcgatttgactcgaaaaaatttcaaattaagttaggatgataaaataggactcatgaattcgattaactcgaaattttttcacttgATTCAATCAAACGCTCACCCCTAATTGCATTCATACCTCCATTGTATGTATTGCAGGCCTTGAAATCACTAAGTCCAACTCAATCTTAGGCCGAACTAATCAGatattttaagagaaaatatcattttttttataagatgTCTAAATTAGGTTTAATGCTTCTGATCGCATATTAActgtttaatttaattgtttttttaaaataaagctaAGATTGGAGGAAGGTATATTGCaattgaagctttaaattaGGGTCTATTTATGcagcataaaaataaaaatcagtcAAAGTGAATCTCACATCGATAATCCCAATTTTAATAAGCCAAATTAGGACCCGAGACGTACGGATCGGGCGATGCAAATGTGCTGAATCCGAGTTTATAGGTGATGATGGGGCTCAACTTCAACTGAAAGCCGAAAGCCCACTCCTCCACCATCCCTCAACCTCAAGACGAGGGGCTAACCCCATTTTCTATCTCCAGGtaagaaaaactgaaaaaagGAAAATCTCTTTCTCTCACTTTCAGAAGTGTGTGTTTGGAACTTTTTTTCGAACACGTAATGCGCGTTGCTTCACGTCTCGAATCACTCCCTGCACAAGGCAcgcctctctctctctccctcccTCTCATGTGTTTGGTTGCTTGGAAATTGAAAGGATATAAGAGAAAGGTTTTGATGTTATTATGTTTTGAGAAATGCGAAGGGAAGTAGAAGAACTCACAATCGAGcttggtaaaagaaaaaaaaaagttgcttCTCAATGGATAacagaagagaaaaaaaaaactaagattttgaattcaaattttaggggttttttttcttggggggggggggagcgAATCTCTGAATTTGTATTTTGTGAAGACATTGAAGTTTTGTTCTTATTTCCCCCCTTCAGAGCATGGTTGCATTAACTTCATTTAGATTGTGCTATTTGATTAAATAGTTAGTCTTGTTTTGTTAAGAGCCAAAGTAACAGTTCGCCATTAATTGTGGTATTGATGTCAGACGAACAAACATTTATCATTGGGTTCAGttttttgtgtaaaaaaaaaaaaaaccccatttTAACTTTTTGGTGCAAATTTAGGGTTGAAGTTCACTCCTTGATGGCTTGTTCAATTGTTTTCAGTAATGTCTGATCTGTAAACTTCTCCATTGAAACTTGTTTTGTTAAGGTTTCCCCTCAGCTCCTTTATTCAAGGTTTTAAGGGTTTTGGTTCATTATCATAGTGATACTTGGGTTTTCATATTTTGGGTCTTAATTTGATCATGTAGGGACCTTTTCTTTTGGGTCTTAGTTTGACTATGTAATGAACTTAAATCTTTTTGAGGCTTGATATGGTTGAGATTTTATCTGTTAttcttattttactaattcaacTGTTCTTCATTTTCAGGTTGGAGTCCATTGTTTGTCTGATGTGGTATAATTATCCATTAAAACCTCGCCTTGTTATAGATCAAATTCAGATGAGATCCGCTGCCATTTACTTTTCAATGTTGCAAGCCCCCAGAGGCAGTATCCATGGCTTAGCTAACTTTTGTTGGGAAAGCTTCCGCAATATAAGTTGCAGTCATGTAAATAGTTCGAGCCTCAAGCCACTTGCTTCCAAGTATGGGGTTCAAGGAGGTTACAGAAGAAGATGGATTAGAAGGCCTATGACAACAAAAACAGGTGGAAGAAACAAGACTAACCAGGCTGCTAAACCAAGTAACCTTGTGCGTAAAATTGTAGATAAAAAGGTGTCAACAAGCACTgcattgaatttaaataaagcAGATGAAACAAGTAAACATCAACAGATTGAGTACTGTGGTATTAAACAGATGATTGCAGAGAACAAAGACTTAGCTGACCTTGTAACGTTTATCATTTATGATACTGAAACTTCGGGCCTTAGTAGAAAAGATGACCGAATCATCGAGATAGCTCTTCAGGATCTGGCAGGAGGTGAAAACAGCACATTCCAGACGTTGGTTAATCCCGGATGCTATGTTGCAAATTCTCATATTCATGGCATCACAAGCAACATGGTTTGTAGGCGTGATGTTCCAAGGTACAGTATTTCTTGGGTTTCTTCCACCACTTATGAAATCAAAACGAGAAAATTTGTTTACTAGGTAGTGGTAGTggttaaatttgaaacttttcCCCCATTGATTGCTGGATAATGACATTGGCGAACTGCTAATTGCATCTAAAGCCAAATTATTAGGTTTTGCTTATAACAGGATGTGCCGTATGGACCTTTTGTAGGATGGAGGAACTAATACCAATCCTGCTGCAGTTTATAAAAAGCCGTCAGAAACCTGGGGGTTATGTATTGTGGGGTGCTCACAATAGTTTTGCATT
The Gossypium raimondii isolate GPD5lz chromosome 8, ASM2569854v1, whole genome shotgun sequence DNA segment above includes these coding regions:
- the LOC105792481 gene encoding exonuclease DPD1, chloroplastic/mitochondrial, which encodes MWYNYPLKPRLVIDQIQMRSAAIYFSMLQAPRGSIHGLANFCWESFRNISCSHVNSSSLKPLASKYGVQGGYRRRWIRRPMTTKTGGRNKTNQAAKPSNLVRKIVDKKVSTSTALNLNKADETSKHQQIEYCGIKQMIAENKDLADLVTFIIYDTETSGLSRKDDRIIEIALQDLAGGENSTFQTLVNPGCYVANSHIHGITSNMVCRRDVPRMEELIPILLQFIKSRQKPGGYVLWGAHNSFAFDLPFLINEFSRCSYEIPPNWLFMDTISLARELMKSGGSNLPSGISLQALREHYKIPLVGSAHRAMSDVRTLSMILQMLTFDLKLTLPNLVTRSFTAFEYVNNKRKKS